One Dermacentor silvarum isolate Dsil-2018 chromosome 10, BIME_Dsil_1.4, whole genome shotgun sequence genomic window carries:
- the LOC125941124 gene encoding zinc finger protein ZFP2-like yields MVRVPYLELSSSEMTSSLLSQGRQLYACSYCPYTSVRRYTVKLHERTHTGERPFVCNVCSRRFGQRTHLMVHQKRHVSEKKPRKLFECPDCPARFLSKRWFKCHRISRAM; encoded by the coding sequence ATGGTTCGTGTGCCATATCTGGAGCTAAGCAGCAGCGAGATGACGAGCTCCCTGCTGAGCCAAGGCCGCCAGCTGTACGCGTGCTCGTACTGCCCGTACACCTCAGTGCGGCGGTACACCGTGAAGCTGCACGAGCGCACCCACACGGGCGAGCGGCCGTTTGTGTGCAACGTGTGCAGTCGACGCTTTGGGCAACGCACCCACCTGATGGTGCACCAGAAACGACACGTCTCGGAGAAAAAGCCCCGCAAGTTGTTCGAGTGCCCCGACTGCCCAGCGCGGTTCTTAAGCAAGAGGTGGTTCAAATGCCACCGCATTTCGCGCGCAATGTGA
- the LOC125941125 gene encoding cytochrome P450 2U1-like gives MNDLQRSSHLVAEDTVIGGYHVPKGTVLLPNFWAVHQSTELWKEPEKFDPSRFIGPDGKAPSTRPAHIITFSIGKRICPGESLATAEVFLYLTMLLQKFIILPEEGATVQIGSYQPLSEHAATKIRFLPRSD, from the exons ATGAATGACCTGCAGAGATCCAGTCATCT AGTAGCGGAAGACACAGTGATCGGTGGCTACCACGTTCCCAAGGGTACCGTGTTGCTGCCAAACTTTTGGGCCGTCCACCAGAGCACCGAGCTCTGGAAGGAGCCCGAGAAGTTTGACCCGTCGCGGTTCATCGGACCTGACGGCAAAGCACCGTCCACTAGGCCTGCACACATCATCACCTTTTCGATAG GTAAAAGAATCTGCCCTGGAGAAAGCTTGGCCACGGCTGAGGTTTTCCTGTACCTGACCATGCTGCTTCAGAAGTTCATAATCCTTCCCGAAGAGGGCGCCACCGTGCAAATTGGATCGTACCAGCCGCTATCAGAGCACGCTGCTACAAAGATACGTTTCCTGCCCCGCTCTGATTAA